TCCAATGAGCCAAATAAAATTTGATCCACTATCTTTTAATGCCTCAATATCAGCTAAATACGTATTAGGAGTAGACTCCTTAGGAATAACTTCTACTCCAAAGTCTTCCCCAACCCTCTTAGCGCCCTTCCAAGCACTCTCATTAAATGACTTGTCATCAAGATACCCCTCAGTTATTACAGAAATCTTAACAACCCCACTTCCAACTTTAGTATCAGAACATGATACGCAAAGAACACAAAAAATCAAAAATAAAGCTCTCATAATGCATTTTCCTTTTAAATATAAATTTATTTAAGTTTGTCTAAGTAGTCTATACCTTTGACTTAAATAAATCAAGTTCATATTTAGTAGAAGGAACTATAAGTTCACCGTCAATTATCTTGCCCTGAATCTTTATAAGATCGTCAACTAACTTATCACCAATCACATCTGGGTCTTTAATAATATCAATAGCACCCTCCTTTATTCCTTGTTCAATAATCCTACCACCATCAAATCTTTTATCTCTGATGGCATACTGAGAAATTGTATATTGCCTTCAACAGGGTAAGGTGTTAAAACCTTTGGCATAAGCTTGATACCAAGCTCATCCCTTACTCTTATGGCTCCCTCAATAGCACTCTGAAAATATCCCTTGTCATAAAAATCAGATTCAGCCACAATTCCCATAATAGCTTTCCCACCAGAAGATATATAAGAAGATTCTCTTGACTTAAAACAACACATAAATAATAAAAATAAAATAATAAATTTCCTCTCCTTAAATCTTAAGACCTATTTAAAGACTCAGAAGTGGATAACTTTTTACCACATCCTAAAAATTAACACAAAAGAAAATAAATATGAATTTCCCCATATACATGGAATCCCCTCATACAAGGATTCGAGGTACTATAACTTATATTATAATACCTCTTATTTAATAAGTTTCGAAATAAAAGCATTATAAGATACTTCATCTTTTGGAACCTTAATCTCATGATTGATTATTTTATTCCTAGCTTCTAATAGACCATCATAGCTCTCTGTTAAATCCAAATTTATCAACTTATTAAAGATTAAATCAAGGGCACCATCTTTAAGGCCAAACTCTAAACTATCCCCACCATGCCATTTGCCATGGTCTAAGTAAGATCTTGTCAAATCAAATATCACTATATCAACCCTTTTGACATATGATACAAGTACATTCTCAGGCGCAAGATATGACTGATCTTGATCAACTCCTATAACATAATGACCTCCACCTAGCTCTTTTGCAACCTCAATAGCTCCAAGTCCTGATAACCCTGCTGCTGCAAATATAATATCTACTCCATCTGTATACATCTTCCTCGCTATTGAGCGTCCAAGTGAAAGATCAGTAAATGTTCCAACATATTGGGAATTTAACTTAATATCCCTATTCGCATATTTAGCACCTGCTTCATACCCATACCTAAACGAATTAATTACTACGCCCTCTATCCCACCTAAAAACCCAATCTTACCTGTCTTAGAAGTCTTAGCCGCAATATACCCAGCTAAAAATGCCCCCTCCTCAGATCTAAAATTCACATTCACTAAATTTTTAGGCAACTCACTATCTTCCGCGTAAGAACCCTCAATGATGGCATAATTAACATCAGAATTTTCTCTTGCTTTTTGTAGAAATACATCCGTAAACTTAAAACCAAGTCCCCAAATCAGGCTAGACCCTCCATCTTCCAATGTACCAATATCACCCAAATAATCAGAAGCCTTAGATTCTTTCTCAATTATATTAACTCCAAACTCTCTTTCAAGTTGTTTTAATGCCTTTGAAGAACTCTCATTGAAACCTCTATCATCAAAAACCCCATCAACTATGACAGAAATAGTACTAGATAGTGAAACTTCATTTTGTGGACTTGAGCAACCCAAGCATAAAAAAAGTAATACAATTTTTTTTAACATAAATTAACCTCCAACCAATTATATCGAACCATTATATTCGCAATAAAAAAACACCCCTAAAGGTGTTTTTTTATTACCATCTATAATGTGTAAAAGCTCTATTTGCTTCCGCCATCCTATGAGTATCTTCTTTCTTTTTAAAAGCAACCCCTGCCGAATTATAAGAATTAACAAGTTCATTTGCCAACTTTTCTTGCATAGACCTTCCACTCGACTTTCGAGCAGCTGAAATAATCCACTTCATCGCCAAAGCCTCACGCCTCTCCTCTCTAACTTCAACTGGTACCTGATAAGTAGCACCGCCAACTCTTCTGCTTCTAACTTCTACCAAAGGTTTAATATTATCCAAGGCCTTACTAAAAGCAGCCACTCTGTCAGTCTCCTCAAGCCTTTCCGCAAGGATATCAATTGAATTGTAAATTATAGCTTCACTTATTGATTTTTTCCCATCATACATCATTCTATTAACAAATTTAGCAACAATCCTAGAGCCATATTTAGCATCTGTAAAGAGTTTTTTCTTAATTTTTCTACTTTTTCTTGACATCTAATTTATACCTCTTAAGCCTTAGGCCTTTTCGTTCCATACTTAGAGCGCCCTTTCTTACGATTATTAACACCAAGCGTATCCTTAGCTCCCCGAATAATATGATACCTAACGCCTGGCAAATCTTTAACTCGCCCGCCTCTAATAAGAACAACTGAATGCTCTTGCAAATTATGGCCAATTCCTGGAATATAAGCAGTTACCTCAAACCCATTAGAAAGCCTAACACGAGCCACCTTTCTTAAAGCTGAATTGGGTTTCTTGGGTGTAACTGTCATCACACGAGTACAAATCCCTCTTCTCTGAGGACAATTTTGAAGCGCAGGAGATGCTGTCTTTCCCTTCTGACCCTTTCTTGGTTTCCTAATTAGTTGATTGATTGTAGGCATTAATTGTGCTCTCCTTTTCCTAACTTACCAATAAAATGTTAGCAAATATACGATTTATTTTCAAGTTAAACCTTATAACCTGTATTTTCCACCACCTTAATCCTCTTATATAAGCTCATACCCGTTCCAGTAGGAATTAAATGACCAATTACAACATTTTCCTTCAACCCCTTAAGGTCATCAACCTTACCTGCAATAGAAGCATCCGTTAAAACCTTAGTTGTTTCTTGGAAAGAGGCAGCTGAAATAAATGAATCTATATTAAGAGATGCCTTTGTTATTCCGATAAGGATTGGACTAGCTATAGCAGGCTCACCACCCTGCTCAATTACTTTCTTATTTTGCTCATAAAAAGTATGCTTATCTACCTTTTGATTATAAACAAAATTAGTATCACCTACGGATACAATCTTAACTTTCTTCATCATTTGTTTAATTATCACACCAATATGTTTGTCATTAATGCTTACACCTTGCTTTCGATAAACATCCTGAATTTCTTCTAATAAAAATTCCTGTAAACTAATTCCACCAAGAATTTCAAGAACATCATGAGGATTAATCCGCCCATCACAAAGCATATCACCAGCCTTCACAATATCTCCATCTCTAACTAATAAGTGTTTTCCAGCGGGAATATAATGCTTATGCTCAACTCCATATTCATCTAAAATATTAATAAGTCTTTTACCTTTCTGAATTGCCCTAAACTGAGTAACTCCGCTTACCTTAGCCATCTCGGTCAAATTCTTTGGAATTCTTGTCTCAAATAAATCGTTAACCCTAGGAAGACCACCCGTAATATCCTGAGTTTTTTCAGAACCCTTAGAAAGCTTAGCAATAACATCCCCTATATTAATATCATGTCCATCCTCAACTTGAAGATAAGCATCTCCCGGAAGTACATAAGATGAAATCTCAACCCCTCTACCATCAACAATTAAAATTCTGGGATCCAAAGACTCAAAAATCTGATCTGTAATTCTCTTCTCAATATTCCCCGTTTCAAGATTTATTTCTTCCTTAAGAGTTGTCCCCAAAATAACATCCTTAAATTTAATTTTTCCTTTAGCCTCAGCAATAATTGGTTCTGCAAATGGATCAAATGTTCCAATAACACGCCCAGCCTCAACATAATCGCCTACATTAATTTCAAGTCTTGTACCAGCTTTTAAAGGAACCTCTTGTTCCTCAGAGACAATCATAAATTTATCATCTTTAATTTTAATATAACCAATATAAGATGATAATATATCCACACCTTTTTTATTCACAAATAAAGGCATACCCTTAATTACCTTTTGAGCATCTACGACCTTAATCTCTTTAATTGACTTAATATCTTCTTCATAAATAACATTTATTATCCTTAAAGTTCCCTTTCTTGTAAAAAGTAAATCATTATCAATCTTAACATTAAAACCCTCCAACCCATTAAGAATAAAAGCGTTTTTAAGTGATATCTTATCATCCTCACTACCGGCCTGTGCAACACCCCCAATGTGAAAAGTTCTCATAGTAAGCTGTGTTCCTGGTTGACCTATTGACTGCGCGGCTATTATTCCAACAGCCTCTCCAATATTAACGGGCTTATTATTAGAAAAATCCCGCCCATAACATTTTTGACAAACCCCATGCTCAGCCTCACAAGTCAAAACAGACCTAATGACAAGCTTGTCAATACCAACAGTTTCCAATAATCTTATCTTATCTTCTGTAATCTCCTCATTAACGTCCAAAACAATCTCGCCAGTTAT
The sequence above is drawn from the Candidatus Borreliella tachyglossi genome and encodes:
- a CDS encoding BMP family ABC transporter substrate-binding protein, with the translated sequence MRALFLIFCVLCVSCSDTKVGSGVVKISVITEGYLDDKSFNESAWKGAKRVGEDFGVEVIPKESTPNTYLADIEALKDSGSNFIWLIGYKLSNFAITVALENPDVRYAIIDPVYGSDEVIPDNLVAVTFKNEEGAFLAGYLAAKTSKTGKIGFLGGIEGVIINSFR
- a CDS encoding BMP family ABC transporter substrate-binding protein; the encoded protein is MSQYAIRDKRFDGGRIIEQGIKEGAIDIIKDPDVIGDKLVDDLIKIQGKIIDGELIVPSTKYELDLFKSKV
- a CDS encoding BMP family lipoprotein gives rise to the protein MLKKIVLLFLCLGCSSPQNEVSLSSTISVIVDGVFDDRGFNESSSKALKQLEREFGVNIIEKESKASDYLGDIGTLEDGGSSLIWGLGFKFTDVFLQKARENSDVNYAIIEGSYAEDSELPKNLVNVNFRSEEGAFLAGYIAAKTSKTGKIGFLGGIEGVVINSFRYGYEAGAKYANRDIKLNSQYVGTFTDLSLGRSIARKMYTDGVDIIFAAAGLSGLGAIEVAKELGGGHYVIGVDQDQSYLAPENVLVSYVKRVDIVIFDLTRSYLDHGKWHGGDSLEFGLKDGALDLIFNKLINLDLTESYDGLLEARNKIINHEIKVPKDEVSYNAFISKLIK
- the rpsG gene encoding 30S ribosomal protein S7 produces the protein MSRKSRKIKKKLFTDAKYGSRIVAKFVNRMMYDGKKSISEAIIYNSIDILAERLEETDRVAAFSKALDNIKPLVEVRSRRVGGATYQVPVEVREERREALAMKWIISAARKSSGRSMQEKLANELVNSYNSAGVAFKKKEDTHRMAEANRAFTHYRW
- the rpsL gene encoding 30S ribosomal protein S12, with amino-acid sequence MPTINQLIRKPRKGQKGKTASPALQNCPQRRGICTRVMTVTPKKPNSALRKVARVRLSNGFEVTAYIPGIGHNLQEHSVVLIRGGRVKDLPGVRYHIIRGAKDTLGVNNRKKGRSKYGTKRPKA